The genomic interval TTTCTTCCAAAAAATGTAGATAAGAAAAATTCTAGTATAAAGAATATTAAAGAAATAATAAATAAAAAATTTAATTTAGATTCAGAAAAACATCGTGCTTATGGTGGCCCAGCAACTGTAAAAAATAGCAAATTATCATATAGGCCATTTTTACTTTTTAACACTATATCACAAGAAATAATAAGTAGTAAAGATCAATTTTTTGATAAACTGAATAATAGACAATATTTAGGAACTTTCCCTGCAGCAATGGATATAGCCTTGGGAATATATACTTTAGATAAATTAGAATTACTTGTACAGAAAAAAAAATTAGAAGATAAATTAAATAAAATAAATAATGATGATGATAATGAAAGTAACAAATATCATAAGTATATTGACAGCCTTTTTAAAGAAGCTTCAGAGTTAGGGGTCAATACATTATCATGTACATCTTTAGGTGATCTAAGAGAACAGTTTAATAATAATTTATATACTTCAAAGATATATAATAATGATATGTATAGGCTTAAAGAAAAAGAATTTAAATTAATTCAAAAGTTACGGAGTCTTGAAAGTTATAATAATGAACTAAATAAAAGTGAGAGATTATTTGATAAAGAGGAAGAGGAAAATAACGTTATAAAATATTTTGATAAATATAAACAAACAAGCCTTTTAGCCGAATATTTTATAGAAGCAATTACAGAAGAATTAATGAGATTAAAAAAAGATAAGAAATTAATAACAGAAATAAGAATAGATGTTAATGAGAGAATAAAAGTGATAAAAGAAAGTTTGGATAGTGTACAAAAAGATATAAAGAGAATTAGTAATCAAATATCTTTAGAAAATAATTATAAGGATTATATAGAGTTATTAGGGAAAATTAAAATAATAGATTTTATTAGTAAAAATGAAAAACAAGATATAGACGAAAATAATATCAAAAAAATTGAAAAAGAATTAAAAAAGTTAGAAAAAAAATTAGAAAAATATCCAAACAAAGATAGTGTTCTGTTTGATATAAATGAAATTTTAAATGAAAATTTAGAAAAATTAAAGGTATATATAAAGGGATATGAAAATAAAAACTTAAAAGCTTTCTTTAATATGTCTAAGAAAAAATTAGAATTTAAATTATATGATTATAAGGAAATCCTTGGTAGTGAATCTAATTTTATGATTGAACACTTACTATTATTTACATCATTACATCAATATGCAAAAGACTATTATGATAAATTTATCTTATCATTTTTAGTTATAGATTATTTAAGTAAACCATACAATGTGGAATTACCTGAAGATTTAAAAACATTTAAAGGAGTTTTATCTTATTTATGTATTTTTTTAAAGAACATAAAAGATTTTCAGTTAATAATAATTGATAAATTAGATTATCAACATTATGTAGATAAAGATAATAAACAGTTAATATATAATTTAAATTTTGATACATTAGTATAAGATTTTAAAAGAATTAATAGAAAACCTTTATTGAGTAAATAAGAATGAAATATATTATGTTTATAAGTTAAATAAAATTTATCATTATTAAGAATAAATGTTAAAAATATTTAATTAATCAATTATTTTTAGCAATATTTTGCAAAAAAATATAGAAAAATAGAATTGAATATTTTATGATTTAATAAAGGAAAAGGCTTTCTAAAATATAAATAATAATAATCGAATAATATATTTTTGGGGGAATATATGAAAAAAACGTTAATTATTTTAGTGTTTGGTATATCTGGGTCGGGTAAAAGTACGTTAAGAGATTATATTATAAAAAATACAGATGAAATATATAAATTAATAGCTGTAACTGATAGAAGTCCTAGAACTGGTGAGCAAGATAAAATCGATAAATATTTTTTAAGTGAAATGGATTTTTTTAAAAAAAAGAATCAAGGAGAATTATGTATAATTAATAGACTTTATAATACTAATTATGCATTTTTTAAAAATGATTTTACCTCAGGAAAAATTTTATTAGGGGAATTACATTATTCGGCTATAGATAGCTTCAAAGCATATCATCAAAATACGATCCTCTTATATATTAAAATTAAATCCAAAGAAAAAATTATAGATGCAATAGAACAGCGAGATAAAAATATTGTAAATAATAGTATTCGGATAAAATACATAGAAGAAGAAAAAAAAGCTTTATATAAATTAGAAAAACAAGGGATTTTTGATTATAGTTTTGAAAATAATTATGATGAAGAAAGCAAAATAAAATTTGTTGGGATAATTAAAAAAATTATTAAAGATTATGGGGAGAAATTTTAAATGATTGAAGAGATAATAAAGTTAATAAGTCAAAAAAATATAGATAATAATTTAATTAAAAAATTAGAAAATTTTGAACAAAAGAAGTTAGTTTATACATCATTCGACGGAGATTTTATGCAATTTCTTATGGACATGATGGAAATTACAATGAAAAGAGGTTATATTCCTATTAATCCTGAAGCAACTTTAGGATATTATGTCTCAACTACCACTCATGAAGGAAATAAAATACCTGTAATGATTGATTGCATAAAAACTGAATTAATGTGTGATGAAATGTGGATTTTTAACCCGCTTAATAATCATATTCCAGAAGGTGTTTTAGCAGAAATGATGGTTTGGAAAAATGAAAAAAAAAGTGATATTAATTTAATTACTATTTTTGATTCTGTTGAATTAATTAAAGAAATTAAATTTAACATTTTACATGAAAATGATATTAATCAGATCATCAATAAGCATAATAAAGTAGACATAGAATCTATTAAAAATAAATTAATTCTATCAAATCCTGAAAATGGATTATCTCATTCGTATATTGTAGCGAATTTTTATAATTTTAAACATATTGATTGGACAAGATTTTATTGTTATAAAAATGGAATTTGTCCAATTTCGCCTCATAATATTTTATCATATTACTTATATAGAAATATCTATGGTGAAAAGGCAAAAGAGAATTATATTATTGACAGAATTACTTTATTAAATAAAGCAGATAATTTATTATTTTTTACAAATATGAATAATTTATATATTGAGATAGAAAATTTAGATATTTATTCTTGTATGGAATTGCTATACTGGTATAAATATAAGGATAAATCAAAAATTAAAATAATAAACTGGTCTGATGCTAATGTTCCAAAATATAAAAATAGTGATAAATGGGCAATAACTAATACTGAAAAAAAAGAGGTAATCAATTATGTATAATGAAATTTTTAAATCCCTTCAAATATATGAAAAAGAAATTGTAAATAATTATAATATTTTTAAAGGTAATTTATTAGAAGATGAGGTAAAAAAATTTTTGATAACTAATCCTAATGCATTTCTATTTGGACTCATTTCGGATCAATCAATTAAAGCAGAATTAGCATGGTCATTGCCATTAAGATTAAAAGAAAGAATAGGATATTTCAATATAAAAAGAATAGCAAATGAGATTAATGAAGAAGAGATGGAAACTATTATTAAAAAAAAGCCATCATTACATAGATACCCCAAGAATATAGCAAAATATTTAATTTATGCTAGCAAAATTTTAGTTTATAAATATGATGGTAATGCAAGTAATATATGGAAAAATACATCAGCCAAAGAACTTATAATGAGGTTACAAGAATTTAAAGGTATTAGTCACAAAAAAGCATCATTAGGTTGTTTATTATTAGTAAGAGATTTTAACTTAGACTTGATAGATAAAGAAAATATAAATATAGTTTATGATATCCATATACGACGTATCTTTCTTAGAGCAGGATTATGTGAAAATGATAAAATCGAAGATATATATAATGCAGCTAAAAAAATTTATCCTCAGTTTCCGGGATATTTAACATCTATGTTTTGGGCTATTGGTAGAGATATATGTAGACCGAAAAATCCAGAATGTAATCTTTGTCCTATAGAAAAGCATTGTATGAAATATACTAATATAAACATAAAGTAAGGTGGGAGTTAGAAAATGCAAAATCTAATATATTACAATAATTTTAAAAGAATAATAAAAAGATCATATGAAATAAATAATTATTGGAAAAAATATAGAGAAAATAGGCAGTTAACTAAATTCGAAAAAGAGTCAATTGATAGTTTTATTATTAGTTTAAAATCACCAGTAAAAAAAGTATTAGATCTTGGTTGTGGAACAGGACTACCATATGATGATTATCTTGTTAAAAATGGCTGTTATCTTACAGGAATTGATTTTAGTAAAAAACATATCAGTATGGCAAAAAAAAATATCCCCAATGCAAAATTTATATATGATGATTTTTTAAGTTATAAATTTTCTAATAAATTTACTGGAATTCTCTTATTTTATTCTTTTTTTCATATTCATAGATCTAATCATAATTATTTGTTGAAAAAAATTTATAATTTATTATTAGATAATGGTATTGTTTTGATGAACGTACGTAGTGAGGATTCTGGGGATATTAAATATAAAGATAATTTTTGTGGAAAACCTATGTGTTGGAGTCATTTTAATTTCGAAAAATTTCATAGTATGGCTATCTCATGTGGGTTTTCTATTAAAGTATTAGGAGACGAAAAAGATTATGGAAGTGATGAAAGTCATATTTGGATAATAATGAAAAAATGTTTAAAATAATTTAATATTAAAGAGTTAAATTGTTAATTATTTCTTTATTTTTAAACTAATAGATGGATGTGGATACTATCCTATACGTGCTGGACTTTTGTATATGAAAAAAATAGTCAATTTTATGATTAAAATACACATTAAAAGAAATTATCTGTAAAATCACTAAATCTTATTAAATTTAGTAAGAATATTACCATAATAGTTAAAGAGAGAGGACAGGTATCACATATATTTTTGTACTTTATCAAAGTGTAAGGAAGTGTTCGTATGAAACATTGGTGTTATAAACAAATTTATTATCATGACTATACATTATGTAATATTAAAGGTGAAGTAAGACATCAAGATGAATGTAATACTGGTCAAAAAATTAATCATGAAGATTTTAAGTTAATTGATATATATCATATTTTCAAATTAAAAAATGGAAACTTAAGAATAGAACTTTCTGACAAATCTATTATAGTTGTGAAAAATAGTAAAGATAAATCTGCTACTATTGATTGGATAAATAAAACACTTTGTCAAGAGGAAAACATTTAAAGAGAATATTTTATATCATCTAAATGGAATTCTTCACTAACAGTAAACAATAAAGTCAAGTTTACGTTAACAAATCAAGAAAGCAAAGAAGATTATTCATTTTCAATTCTTATACTAAAATAAAACTTTCATATAAATGATGAAAGGATATAATTCATAGAACTTGCCTTGTTTCACATGTCGAATGTTGTGTAGCAATGGAGTATAACCCTAGATAATAAAAATATTGTATTAATATGTAGAAAAATCACTGAATTTTCAGTGTTTTTTTGATATAATGTAACTATATATATTATGAATTGAGGTTTAAGTATGAACGTCTATTTTTCAGATTTTTTTAATATCAATAGTAAAGATTTAGAAGAGTATGGTGCTTTTAATATTTCATTAATAGGAGATTTACCACTGTTTATTGATCCTTTTCTACTTTTCAATAGTAAAAAACAGGAATATCAGAAATTACATCAATGTATAATAAAATACTTAGGTTTTTTAAGAGATAAATCACTTGAGGGTAAAGTTAATAGAGGTTTATTAAAATCTTGGTTTGCTTTTAAAGAAGTTAAACAAAATTGGCTTGGATTTTCAAAGGTTGGTAATAGTGGTAGTGGTTTAGGTATGTCATTTGCTAATGCATTGAATAGAAACTTACATTCTGTTTTTTCTTCATTTGGGAATGAGAATATAACAAAAGAAAGTCATATGGAAAAACTTTGTCTAATTGATTCAGGAGTTGGTAAAGATAATTTAAGTGATTTTACTACAAATTTAATAAAAGATTATTTATTGGAATATACACAGGAGTTTACAAGAAAATATATTGACTCTAAGTTGGTAAATGAATTTACAGTTGAAAAGGTAAGATTTAATTATGTTACTGAATCATGGGAAAGTGATACTTATATACTACCTAATTTTTATGGGGATTATGTTATTTTAACACCCAGAGATATGTTAACAAAGGATGATAACTTTATTAATAGTATGGATATGATAAATAGCTTTACATATATAGTAAACACGATAGACAATGAATCATTAAGAGCACAAATTAATAACTATTTAAGTAAATCTTTGAAGGACGATATGAAGCAGGATGAGCGTAAAAAAGTTTATGCAGAATTAATTAAAGAGTTACCAATTATAATAGATTATTATATTAAAAGAAAGGAAAATAATAAGGATTCTGCAACATCTAATAGTGATGAAAAAGTAAAGTATTCTACAAAAGTTTATGTAGAACAATTTAGTGAAATAATTAATTTACTAGCAAATAAAACATCATTTTATGATATAAATCCAACAAGTTTTGATGAGGCATTAGAAAGAGTAAAATATCTAAAAACCGTTATCGAAGATATGGATGGATATAGAATATTCTATTTTAATGGCCAACCAATAAAAAAAGAAGAAGACTTACAAATCATGTATAAATTAACTTGGTATAGTTCTAAATCAGATATAAATGCAGAGGTAAATAATGGAAGAGGTCCAGTTGATTTTAAAACATCAATTGGATCAAATGATAAAACATTAATAGAGTTTAAGTTAGCAAGTAATACGCAACTAAAACATAATCTAGCAAAACAAGTTGAAGTTTATAAAAAGGCAAATAGAGAAGCAAAAACAATAAAGGTAATACTATGCTTTACTGAACAAGAACAAAATCACGTTCTTAATATTTTAAGGGAACTTAATTTAAATGATGAAGCGATAATTTTAATTGATGCAAGAAAAGATAACAAAAAATCAGCATCAAAAGTTCGAATTGATGAAGTAATTTAAATATTTATTTAATTTTCCAGTACAAATTAAAAATTCATAAACCCAAAAGTAAAACTATTGTACTGGAAATTTGATAATTATTTATTTTGATAAGGGGATAGGATTATGAAATACGTTAGACACCATTTTATACCACAATTTATTTTAAGAAACTTTAGTAAAGAAAATGACAGTGTTGGTGAAGCATTTATAAATGTATATCATAATTTTACAAATGAAGTAGAAACAATGAAAATATCTAATGCTTATATGGTACACAATTTATACGATTCTACTCAATTTGATGATATTAAACAATTAGAAAAAGATTTGGGTCAATATCTAGAAAGTAAAGTAGCACCAATTATAAAGAGAATATTTAATTCTAATAAAAATTTTGTGATGAATAGAGATGAGTTAAAATTAATAAAAAAATATTTACTTATAACTATTTATAGAACAGAAACCAACATGTCATATTATATAAAAGAAAATATTAAAGATAAAATAGAACTTTCAGATTTATCAATTAATGAAGGTGAATCAAAATTAGATTTTTGGAAAAGGGAAATGTTTACCATTATACATAATGAATGGGACTTCCTTTGTAGTCCTAAATGTCCAATTGAATCTGTTCGTCATTTTACAAGTGAAATTAATCAATCACACTTATGTATTTTTGAAAATGATGATGAAGAATTTATAATTAATGATATAGGTAGAGTATCTGAAATGATCCCTGTTCAAATCCCCGAAAATGAAGTAGAAAATTTTAAAGAAGCAGCAGAAATGGTATCAAAAAATTACTTATGTAAAGCTAAAGAAATTTTAGAATATGAACTAAAGAATAAGACAAGTAAAATAGAGACCTTTATGTTTTTCCCTATATCACCTAAAAAAGCAATAGTAGTTGCAAAGAAATCAAATGCAGTTGGTATTGAAATTAGGCATTATGAAATGAGTATTACTCTAAATCAAAGACGTTTTAGTCCTCCTTTTAATGATTATATTAATAAAGAAGTATATTCAATAAAGAAAGAAATTCAAGAATATTACAGAAAAAATATTCGGAAAATTCACTATATCTATATATCTAATAAATTAGAACAATTAAATACCTTATATAATAATGAGGACAAATTTATATATCCAATACAAAAACTTAATAATAGTGAAGTTATTTTAATTAATTGTTTAATGCTCAATGAGTCAAAAAAACATTTTTCTTTTTTGAATTCATCAAGAATTTGTAAATCAATACGGGCATATAACGATATGTACAGGGCTAATACGCCTAATATTAAAAATAATTTTTTAGGTAGTGAAGTTGTAATAAGGAAAAGTTAAAATAAAGTAATTGTCATTTTAATTTTAATTATACAAAATAAAAGTTAACTGCAATTGCAATTTATGTTAAGTAATGAATTTAAACCAATTATATACCATTATTTATTTGGATAAACCAAATATGTATAAGTATCAAATCTGTATTAGGGTGGCAGTTAGATGAACATAAACAATACAATCTCTTAGTAGATTGACCAGGTAGATTTATATGGTCACAAATTAAGTAGTACAATGGTTATTTGGTTAAAAGAATCTGTACCATTTTTAGAAGGTAAATTAATTAGAGATTATTTTTATTGGATTTATCTTTTCAGATCAACCTATAAAAGCAAAAATGGCTATATATTTATCTTTGAAAAGATAAGAAGAACTCAAAAATAATTTTTGGAGCTTATCAATCAATCCTTTCGATGATTGGAATAAATATGCAGATTTATATTTTTATTAAAAGAAAAAGAAAGCTTATTTACGGAAAAAGAACACGAACAGATGATTGAATGGATTACTTCCACATACTTTGGAGGAAAAAGAATAAATAATAAATAATGTATATAAATTCTAATAAATATGAAGCACTTAAACTTCTTGGTGTATTTAGTATAAAGGCTAAGAAAAAGGCATTATCTTTATATA from Mycoplasmatota bacterium carries:
- a CDS encoding DUF3732 domain-containing protein — encoded protein: MKFHIKKIVLWKKDGTIKTHNFKNNKINIIKGSSNTGKSSFFSVLDYCFLSSGKDIPSEIDRQVNWYGIEFKLNDQNYFIGRESGETNKASNNVYFSNFLPKNVDKKNSSIKNIKEIINKKFNLDSEKHRAYGGPATVKNSKLSYRPFLLFNTISQEIISSKDQFFDKLNNRQYLGTFPAAMDIALGIYTLDKLELLVQKKKLEDKLNKINNDDDNESNKYHKYIDSLFKEASELGVNTLSCTSLGDLREQFNNNLYTSKIYNNDMYRLKEKEFKLIQKLRSLESYNNELNKSERLFDKEEEENNVIKYFDKYKQTSLLAEYFIEAITEELMRLKKDKKLITEIRIDVNERIKVIKESLDSVQKDIKRISNQISLENNYKDYIELLGKIKIIDFISKNEKQDIDENNIKKIEKELKKLEKKLEKYPNKDSVLFDINEILNENLEKLKVYIKGYENKNLKAFFNMSKKKLEFKLYDYKEILGSESNFMIEHLLLFTSLHQYAKDYYDKFILSFLVIDYLSKPYNVELPEDLKTFKGVLSYLCIFLKNIKDFQLIIIDKLDYQHYVDKDNKQLIYNLNFDTLV
- a CDS encoding endonuclease III, with amino-acid sequence MYNEIFKSLQIYEKEIVNNYNIFKGNLLEDEVKKFLITNPNAFLFGLISDQSIKAELAWSLPLRLKERIGYFNIKRIANEINEEEMETIIKKKPSLHRYPKNIAKYLIYASKILVYKYDGNASNIWKNTSAKELIMRLQEFKGISHKKASLGCLLLVRDFNLDLIDKENINIVYDIHIRRIFLRAGLCENDKIEDIYNAAKKIYPQFPGYLTSMFWAIGRDICRPKNPECNLCPIEKHCMKYTNINIK
- a CDS encoding class I SAM-dependent methyltransferase, whose amino-acid sequence is MQNLIYYNNFKRIIKRSYEINNYWKKYRENRQLTKFEKESIDSFIISLKSPVKKVLDLGCGTGLPYDDYLVKNGCYLTGIDFSKKHISMAKKNIPNAKFIYDDFLSYKFSNKFTGILLFYSFFHIHRSNHNYLLKKIYNLLLDNGIVLMNVRSEDSGDIKYKDNFCGKPMCWSHFNFEKFHSMAISCGFSIKVLGDEKDYGSDESHIWIIMKKCLK
- a CDS encoding DUF4238 domain-containing protein, with translation MKYVRHHFIPQFILRNFSKENDSVGEAFINVYHNFTNEVETMKISNAYMVHNLYDSTQFDDIKQLEKDLGQYLESKVAPIIKRIFNSNKNFVMNRDELKLIKKYLLITIYRTETNMSYYIKENIKDKIELSDLSINEGESKLDFWKREMFTIIHNEWDFLCSPKCPIESVRHFTSEINQSHLCIFENDDEEFIINDIGRVSEMIPVQIPENEVENFKEAAEMVSKNYLCKAKEILEYELKNKTSKIETFMFFPISPKKAIVVAKKSNAVGIEIRHYEMSITLNQRRFSPPFNDYINKEVYSIKKEIQEYYRKNIRKIHYIYISNKLEQLNTLYNNEDKFIYPIQKLNNSEVILINCLMLNESKKHFSFLNSSRICKSIRAYNDMYRANTPNIKNNFLGSEVVIRKS